In Candidatus Methylomirabilis tolerans, the genomic stretch GGCCCTCTCACTTCTTGGCTGGATTCCGGGAGCGCCCGTCTGGAGTGCTGTCATTTTATCGGCTCTGCTTGCTTATGTCGGAGTACTTCAGACTCTTGTGCGCAACCGGCGGACACCGATCGATTGGCCAATGCGACACGCACTGGCCGGCATGGTCTGTTTACTGCTCTCCATTGGACTCGGATTTTCGCTACTTTGGATTGAGCCGGATAGTGCCATTGGCAATAGAGTTGCCGGAACGTATGGAGTCTTAGGACTGCTCGGCTGGGTGACAAACTTCATTATCGGCATGTCTTTTAAGCTTTTTCCGGGATTTGTTGTCGGCGTACGTGAGCGCAGAGGTTGGCCAAAGCTGGCTATCGCAGAACTCGCTTTGCTACGCTGCCGGCCGGTCGTGTTCTTCTCACTGAATGCCGGTGTGCTGACGCTTGCCGGTGGACTGATCTCAGCACAGTTGGCGATCGCCAGGTTGGGCACCTTGGTGATCGCGATAGGGGGATTGATCTACGTGGCAGCCATGGTACGGACTCTGAGCTATGCCTATCATTCTTCTGCCCCTCCTGCTGCAAGTGATCCGTTTCGCATCCTTTCCAGTGACTCGTAGAGACCGTGACACGCTCCGGGGTGTGACAGACAGTCGTCACTCTCCCGCCTCTCTGAGCGATACTTCCGGTCTCTGTCGAGCGGTAGCCTTCGGAAATTCTCGCGTGGACTCGGTGAGTTTCCGTGTTCCTTCCCGGCACCAACTCGGCGGGTCCCCGCTCCTTCGGCAAAGACCGTTCCGGCTCCTGCCACACCCGCACCAATATCGGAAGCGCTCAAACTGTGACAGGACCGGAAAAAGGATTTGACAACCTTCAGCCCCCTCTCTATCATAGCAGCAACCTTGGGAGAAGAGCCGATGAGGCTAATCCAATCTGAAGTTAGAAGTTGGTGCAAGGGCAGCGTAACTCGGGAGGATGGGTGAACCTCACTCAGAGGGAAGGGAACCGATGACCAAGGCTGACATCGCTTCGATCGTCGCTGAAAAAGGCCTCGCTAAGAAACAGGCAATGGAGGCAGTAGAGGCGACTCTCGACATTGTGAAGAACGCTCTCATGAAAGGGGAGAGGATTCAACTTGTCGGCTTTGGCTCTTTTCAAGTCAAAGCTAAGCGAGCGAGGAAAGGGCGGAACCCTCAGACCGGAGACCCGATCACGATTTCAGCTCGCAAGGTGTTGAAGTTTAAGCCCGGTAAAGCCTTACATCAGGCCGTAAACGATCTTCGCGGATAGCTTCTGGGTTGGCCGGAAGAGGAAAGACTGTGCCTGCTGGCGCACGGACGAGGTCGGTCAAAGCGAAACCTCGAGCGCTACAACGGCTTCTCCCTGGCCTTGATAGCGGTCCCGAGATTCCTGAGAAGCTATACTTCAAGATTGGAGAGGTCGCTGAACTGGCCGGAGTTCAACCCTACATTCTCCGTTATTGGGAAACTCAATTTCCAACACTGCGGCCGACCAAAAGTCCGCGCGGACAACGGCTCTATAGACGCAATGATGTT encodes the following:
- a CDS encoding MerR family transcriptional regulator, whose product is MPAGARTRSVKAKPRALQRLLPGLDSGPEIPEKLYFKIGEVAELAGVQPYILRYWETQFPTLRPTKSPRGQRLYRRNDVMAVFRIKELLYQKRFTIAGARRHMAVEQGPFPPTVSDAIRLVKEELKHIASLLRAQSP
- a CDS encoding integration host factor subunit alpha, with the translated sequence MTKADIASIVAEKGLAKKQAMEAVEATLDIVKNALMKGERIQLVGFGSFQVKAKRARKGRNPQTGDPITISARKVLKFKPGKALHQAVNDLRG